A stretch of Crossiella cryophila DNA encodes these proteins:
- the gatA gene encoding Asp-tRNA(Asn)/Glu-tRNA(Gln) amidotransferase subunit GatA, whose amino-acid sequence MTDLTRLTAAELAAKIHSREVSAVEVAKAHLDRVAAVDGAVHAFLHVDTAGALAAAEAVDKSIAAGEAPASPLAGVPLALKDVLTTKGVPTTCGSKMLEGWIPPYDATVTRRLREAGVVILGKTNMDEFAMGSSTENSAYGPTHNPWDLDRIPGGSGGGSSAALAAFEAPLAIGTDTGGSIRQPGAVTGTVGVKPTYGGVSRYGLVAFSSSLDQAGPCARTVLDAALLHEVIAGHDPLDSTSLNVPVPPVVAAARQGATGDLSGLRIGVVSEFSGDGYQPGVLRSFEAAVATLEKLGAEVVEVSCPNFTYALPAYYLIAPSECSSNLARFDAMRYGLRVGGDDPSLDAEQVMSLTREAGFGPEVKRRVILGTYALSAGYYDAYYGSAQKVRTLISRDFTTAFEQVDVLISPTTPTTAFRIGERTADPMQMYLADLCTIPANLAGNAAMSVPSGLSDEDGLPVGLQIMAPALADERMYRVAAAYEVARNDAEGGAQIHRVPDLAAGVR is encoded by the coding sequence ATGACTGACCTGACCAGGCTCACCGCGGCCGAGCTGGCCGCGAAGATCCACTCGCGTGAAGTGTCCGCGGTGGAGGTCGCCAAGGCGCACCTGGACCGGGTGGCCGCGGTGGACGGCGCGGTGCACGCCTTCCTGCACGTGGACACCGCCGGTGCGCTGGCCGCCGCCGAGGCCGTGGACAAGTCCATCGCCGCCGGCGAGGCCCCCGCCTCCCCGCTGGCCGGGGTGCCGCTGGCGCTCAAGGACGTGCTCACCACCAAGGGCGTGCCCACCACCTGCGGCTCCAAGATGCTCGAGGGCTGGATCCCGCCGTACGACGCCACCGTCACCCGGCGGCTGCGCGAGGCCGGCGTGGTCATCCTCGGCAAGACCAACATGGACGAGTTCGCGATGGGCTCCTCCACCGAGAACTCCGCCTACGGCCCCACGCACAACCCGTGGGACCTGGACCGCATCCCCGGCGGCTCCGGCGGCGGCTCCTCCGCCGCGCTGGCCGCCTTCGAGGCCCCCCTGGCCATCGGCACCGACACCGGTGGCTCGATCCGCCAGCCCGGCGCGGTCACCGGCACCGTCGGCGTCAAGCCCACCTACGGCGGCGTCTCCCGCTACGGCCTGGTCGCCTTCTCCTCCTCGCTGGACCAGGCAGGGCCGTGCGCGCGCACCGTGCTGGACGCGGCGCTGCTGCACGAGGTCATCGCCGGGCACGACCCGCTCGACTCCACCTCGCTGAACGTGCCGGTGCCGCCGGTGGTCGCGGCCGCCCGCCAGGGCGCCACCGGCGACCTGTCCGGCCTGCGCATCGGCGTGGTCAGCGAGTTCAGCGGCGACGGCTACCAGCCGGGCGTGCTGCGCTCCTTCGAGGCCGCGGTGGCCACCCTGGAGAAGCTGGGCGCGGAGGTCGTCGAGGTCTCCTGCCCCAACTTCACCTACGCGCTGCCCGCCTACTACCTGATCGCGCCCAGCGAGTGCTCCTCCAACCTGGCCCGCTTCGACGCCATGCGCTACGGCCTGCGGGTCGGTGGCGACGACCCGTCGCTGGACGCCGAGCAGGTCATGTCGCTGACCCGCGAGGCCGGGTTCGGCCCCGAGGTCAAGCGCCGGGTCATCCTGGGCACCTACGCGCTCTCGGCCGGCTACTACGACGCCTACTACGGCTCGGCGCAGAAGGTCCGCACGCTCATCTCGCGGGACTTCACCACCGCGTTCGAGCAGGTCGACGTGTTGATCTCGCCGACGACGCCGACCACCGCCTTCCGCATCGGCGAGCGCACCGCCGACCCGATGCAGATGTACCTGGCCGACCTCTGCACCATCCCGGCCAACCTGGCGGGCAACGCGGCGATGAGCGTGCCCAGCGGCCTGTCCGACGAGGACGGGCTGCCGGTCGGGCTGCAGATCATGGCCCCCGCGCTGGCCGACGAGCGGATGTACCGGGTGGCCGCGGCGTACGAGGTCGCGCGCAACGACGCCGAGGGCGGTGCGCAGATCCACCGGGTGCCGGACCTCGCGGCGGGCGTGCGGTGA
- the gatC gene encoding Asp-tRNA(Asn)/Glu-tRNA(Gln) amidotransferase subunit GatC → MPTISRDEVAHLARLARLAVTDAELDLFAGQLDGIIQAVAKVGEVAAEDVPPTSHSVPLTNVFRADEIVPCLSHEDALAAAPASEDGRFRVPRILGEA, encoded by the coding sequence GTGCCCACCATCTCGCGCGACGAGGTAGCGCACCTGGCCAGACTGGCCAGGCTCGCCGTCACCGATGCCGAACTGGACCTGTTCGCCGGCCAGCTGGACGGCATCATCCAGGCGGTGGCCAAGGTCGGCGAGGTAGCCGCCGAGGACGTCCCGCCGACCTCGCACTCGGTGCCGCTGACCAACGTCTTCCGCGCCGACGAGATCGTGCCCTGCCTGTCACACGAGGACGCGCTCGCCGCCGCGCCCGCCAGCGAAGACGGCCGCTTCCGCGTGCCGCGCATCCTCGGGGAGGCGTGA
- a CDS encoding ACT domain-containing protein yields the protein MSFLIRVQLPDRPGTLGAVASALGEIGADILSVDVVERGVGVAIDDLVVELPSGRLPDVLITAAESVEGVEVDAVRPYAGILNTHRELELVEEVAAEPRKGLAVFTEGVPRIIRAGWAVVVGDNGDGPYRLAASSAAPETKAIELPWLPLHKATVLDGEEPWVPETWQELGTELAATPLGNPERVLLVGRPGGPMFRAAEVARLAHLAGIVAVVLPD from the coding sequence GTGTCCTTCCTGATCCGCGTGCAGCTTCCCGACCGTCCCGGCACCCTGGGGGCGGTCGCGTCGGCGCTCGGGGAGATCGGGGCCGACATCCTGAGCGTGGACGTGGTCGAACGCGGGGTCGGCGTGGCCATCGACGACCTGGTGGTGGAGCTGCCATCGGGCCGGTTGCCGGACGTGCTGATCACCGCGGCGGAATCGGTCGAGGGCGTCGAGGTGGACGCGGTCCGGCCGTACGCGGGCATCCTGAACACCCACCGTGAGCTGGAGCTGGTCGAGGAGGTCGCCGCCGAGCCGCGCAAGGGGCTCGCGGTGTTCACCGAGGGCGTGCCGCGGATCATCCGGGCCGGCTGGGCGGTGGTGGTCGGCGACAACGGCGACGGCCCGTACCGGCTGGCGGCCAGCAGCGCCGCCCCGGAGACCAAGGCGATCGAGCTGCCCTGGCTGCCGCTGCACAAGGCGACGGTGCTCGACGGCGAGGAGCCGTGGGTGCCGGAGACCTGGCAGGAGCTGGGCACGGAGCTGGCGGCCACGCCACTGGGCAACCCGGAGCGGGTGCTGCTGGTGGGGCGGCCGGGCGGGCCGATGTTCCGGGCGGCGGAGGTGGCGCGGCTGGCGCACCTGGCCGGGATCGTCGCGGTGGTGCTGCCCGACTAG
- a CDS encoding alpha/beta fold hydrolase, whose protein sequence is MNLTFRVLAAAVGATLAALIAPPASALPAPGPAATADTTALAAAESIEPPAATPALSWRDCGPGLQCAALPLPTDHAAVGSPRFDLALARFPARDQSRRLGSIVVNPGGPAAILDLLPHLRTQFTDLTEWFDVVLFDPRGLGRSAGISCPTPAPMPLEWAFPSEAAHREYTERSRAFGAGCTAAAGALAGKLDSWQVAHDLDALRAALGESRLRYLGNSYGTVFGQAYLSLFPQRAGRFFLDSVYDHTNRSQRDWVASRAAVTERNLHRFAQWCDRTPSCALHGRDLVRVWTELVARAEQQPIPAPSAVHGGPGTAARIISSTFVDFEREWPRLAEGIAEADAGDAGKLVGVPSIPVETDVNRLINCSDFAYPTGYAEVSRIVADVRATVAPLLGWRHAWVNVLKCTGFPAVKPFAPQPIRPAFRPPSLLADGIHDAVSTVEYGRRLTAQLPGSRHIAVDGAHANYLYGANRCLRDHVHRYLTTGALPPNGTTCPANP, encoded by the coding sequence GTGAACTTGACCTTTCGTGTGCTCGCCGCGGCGGTCGGCGCGACGCTGGCCGCGCTGATCGCGCCACCCGCCAGTGCCCTGCCCGCCCCGGGCCCCGCGGCCACCGCTGACACCACCGCCCTCGCCGCCGCCGAGTCGATCGAGCCGCCCGCGGCCACGCCCGCGCTGTCCTGGCGGGATTGCGGCCCCGGCCTCCAGTGCGCCGCCCTGCCCCTGCCCACCGACCACGCCGCCGTCGGCAGCCCGCGCTTCGACCTCGCCCTGGCCCGCTTCCCCGCCCGCGACCAGTCCCGCCGCCTCGGCTCCATCGTGGTCAACCCCGGCGGCCCCGCCGCGATCCTCGACCTGCTGCCGCACCTGCGCACGCAGTTCACCGACCTGACCGAGTGGTTCGACGTGGTCCTGTTCGACCCGCGTGGCCTGGGCCGCAGTGCCGGGATCAGCTGTCCGACCCCGGCCCCGATGCCGCTGGAGTGGGCGTTCCCGTCCGAGGCCGCGCATCGCGAGTACACCGAACGCAGCCGGGCCTTCGGCGCGGGCTGCACGGCCGCGGCCGGAGCGTTGGCCGGGAAGCTGGACAGCTGGCAGGTGGCGCACGACCTGGACGCTTTGCGGGCCGCGCTCGGCGAATCCCGGTTGCGTTACCTGGGCAACTCCTACGGCACCGTGTTCGGGCAGGCCTACCTGTCCCTGTTCCCGCAGCGGGCCGGGCGGTTCTTCCTGGACAGCGTCTACGACCACACCAACCGCTCGCAGCGGGACTGGGTGGCCTCCCGGGCCGCGGTGACCGAGCGGAACCTGCACCGGTTCGCCCAATGGTGTGACCGCACGCCGTCCTGCGCGCTGCACGGGCGGGATCTGGTGCGGGTGTGGACCGAGCTGGTGGCCCGTGCCGAACAGCAGCCGATCCCGGCGCCGAGTGCGGTGCACGGCGGGCCGGGCACGGCCGCGCGGATCATCTCCAGCACCTTCGTGGACTTCGAGCGGGAGTGGCCGCGGCTGGCCGAGGGCATTGCCGAGGCGGACGCGGGTGATGCCGGCAAGCTGGTCGGGGTGCCGTCGATCCCGGTGGAGACCGATGTCAACCGGCTGATCAACTGCTCGGACTTCGCCTACCCCACCGGGTACGCCGAGGTGAGCCGGATCGTGGCCGATGTCCGGGCGACCGTGGCGCCGTTGCTGGGCTGGCGGCACGCGTGGGTGAACGTGCTCAAGTGCACCGGCTTCCCGGCGGTGAAACCCTTTGCCCCGCAACCGATCCGGCCCGCGTTCCGGCCGCCCTCGCTGCTGGCCGACGGGATCCACGACGCGGTGTCCACAGTGGAGTACGGGCGGCGGCTGACCGCGCAGCTGCCCGGTTCCCGGCACATCGCGGTGGACGGCGCGCACGCGAACTACCTCTACGGCGCCAACCGCTGCCTGCGCGACCACGTGCACCGCTACCTGACCACCGGTGCACTTCCGCCGAACGGCACGACCTGCCCGGCCAATCCGTGA
- a CDS encoding sensor histidine kinase, which produces MIALSRPLRQDALLAGAAFLALLGGVLLERGTLSWPPVLASLALSLPLVLRRRYPVGVALVCAVIAFLGTGLPGWSGRTVTAAAFCSAVYHRRDRFALVVTLSLTWTVLYGLAAPAPPATPFLTEALLLGLSPIAAGTALRLHRERVHSAALLRRAELGRVVADERLRIARDVHDAVGHHLTAIRLQAMAGSRVPTAAPGALERITELSATALTETRELLAALREEPGLDRLPELAARLGHGGPRITVRGADTPVPELLGQHAYRIVQESLTNAVRHAGASEIEVELRRDGAELAITVADNGSGGSASAEGHGLRGLRERAELLGGSCVAGPVEGGWRVHAVLPWTPR; this is translated from the coding sequence GTGATCGCCTTGTCGCGGCCCCTGCGCCAGGACGCCCTCCTGGCCGGGGCCGCCTTCCTCGCCCTGCTCGGCGGCGTGCTGCTGGAACGCGGCACGCTGTCCTGGCCGCCGGTGCTGGCCAGCCTGGCGCTGAGCCTGCCGCTGGTGCTGCGCCGCCGGTACCCGGTCGGCGTGGCCCTGGTCTGCGCGGTGATCGCCTTCCTGGGCACCGGCCTGCCCGGCTGGTCCGGCCGCACGGTCACCGCGGCCGCGTTCTGTTCCGCCGTCTACCACCGGCGGGACCGGTTCGCGCTGGTGGTGACGTTGTCGCTGACCTGGACCGTGCTGTACGGCCTGGCCGCGCCCGCCCCACCCGCGACCCCGTTCCTCACCGAGGCGCTGCTGCTGGGCCTGTCCCCGATCGCGGCCGGGACCGCGTTGCGGCTGCACCGGGAGCGGGTGCACTCGGCGGCGTTGCTGCGGCGGGCCGAACTGGGCCGGGTGGTCGCGGACGAGCGGCTGCGGATCGCCCGCGACGTGCACGACGCGGTGGGCCACCACCTGACCGCGATCCGGTTGCAGGCCATGGCGGGCAGCCGGGTTCCGACGGCCGCGCCGGGCGCGCTGGAACGGATCACCGAGCTGTCCGCGACCGCGCTGACCGAGACCCGCGAACTGCTGGCGGCACTGCGGGAGGAGCCGGGACTGGACCGGCTGCCGGAGCTGGCGGCGCGGCTGGGGCATGGCGGGCCGCGGATCACCGTGCGCGGGGCGGACACGCCGGTGCCGGAGTTGCTGGGGCAACACGCCTACCGGATCGTGCAGGAGTCACTGACCAACGCGGTGCGGCACGCGGGCGCGTCGGAGATCGAGGTGGAGTTGCGGCGGGACGGGGCGGAACTGGCGATCACGGTGGCCGACAACGGGTCCGGCGGGTCGGCCTCGGCCGAGGGGCATGGCCTGCGCGGCCTGCGCGAGCGGGCGGAGTTGCTCGGCGGTTCCTGCGTGGCGGGTCCGGTCGAGGGCGGCTGGCGGGTGCACGCGGTGCTGCCCTGGACGCCGCGATGA
- a CDS encoding response regulator: MIRVLLADDQQPVREALRLLLSAEPDIEIVGEAANGAEAVHLTRWRRPDVVLMDIRMPHQDGLAAIEELAGTPARILVLTTFDLDDYLYRALRAGAAGFLLKDNDPELLTTAIRAAHQGHGLIDPKVTGSLVRRFAELSPAPPGPELATLTGRERTVLRALARGLSNAGIAAELGVGEGTVKTHVARVLAKLGLRTRVHAVIYAHEHDLG; this comes from the coding sequence ATGATCCGGGTGCTGCTGGCCGACGACCAGCAACCCGTGCGCGAGGCACTGCGCCTGCTGCTCTCCGCCGAACCCGATATCGAGATCGTCGGCGAGGCGGCCAACGGCGCCGAGGCCGTGCACCTGACCCGCTGGCGGCGCCCGGACGTGGTGCTGATGGACATCCGGATGCCGCATCAGGACGGCCTGGCCGCGATCGAGGAGCTGGCAGGCACCCCGGCCCGGATCCTGGTGCTCACCACCTTCGACCTGGACGACTACCTCTACCGCGCGCTGCGTGCCGGAGCGGCCGGATTCCTGTTGAAGGACAACGATCCCGAGCTGCTGACCACCGCGATCCGGGCCGCCCACCAGGGTCACGGGCTGATCGATCCGAAGGTCACCGGCAGCCTGGTCCGGCGGTTCGCCGAACTCTCGCCCGCACCGCCGGGACCGGAGCTGGCGACGCTGACCGGGCGGGAGCGGACCGTGTTGCGGGCCTTGGCCCGCGGGCTGAGCAACGCCGGGATCGCCGCCGAACTCGGCGTTGGCGAGGGCACGGTGAAGACCCACGTGGCCAGGGTGCTGGCCAAACTCGGGCTGCGCACCCGGGTGCACGCGGTGATCTACGCGCACGAGCACGACCTGGGCTAG
- a CDS encoding Rossmann-fold NAD(P)-binding domain-containing protein, producing MTTRILVTGATGNVGRQLLAQLSAVEVVVPQRDRVDLARSESLRECLRGVDAVFLLWPLHSGAALPGVLTEIARHARRVVFLGSGGVRDLSMAGQEELIRRCGLEWTVLRPSTFAVNTRWWAGQIRAGDEVRGSHGGLGMALLHEADIAAVAVRALTADGHHGRVYRLTGPEVLSQAAQVRILGEVLGRPLRWVELDRPSARAQLLADGLPLSFVDVLLDAYAAMAAQPDPEITGDVEAVTGRPARTFRQWVADHRAGF from the coding sequence ATGACAACACGGATTCTGGTGACCGGGGCGACCGGCAACGTCGGCCGCCAGCTGCTCGCTCAACTCTCGGCCGTGGAAGTGGTTGTCCCGCAACGAGATCGGGTCGATCTGGCGCGCTCGGAGAGCCTGCGGGAGTGCCTGCGTGGGGTGGACGCGGTGTTCCTGCTCTGGCCACTGCACAGCGGCGCTGCCCTGCCCGGCGTGCTCACCGAGATCGCCCGGCACGCGCGCCGGGTGGTGTTCCTGGGCTCGGGCGGGGTGCGGGACCTCAGCATGGCCGGGCAGGAGGAGTTGATCCGGCGCTGCGGTCTGGAGTGGACGGTGCTGCGGCCGAGCACCTTCGCGGTCAACACCCGTTGGTGGGCCGGGCAGATCCGGGCCGGGGATGAGGTGCGCGGCAGTCACGGCGGGCTCGGGATGGCGCTGCTGCACGAGGCGGACATCGCCGCGGTCGCGGTGCGCGCGCTCACCGCGGACGGCCACCACGGCCGGGTGTACCGGCTCACCGGACCCGAGGTGCTCAGCCAGGCCGCGCAGGTGCGGATCCTCGGCGAGGTGCTCGGCCGCCCACTGCGCTGGGTGGAACTCGACCGCCCGTCCGCCCGCGCCCAGCTGCTCGCCGACGGCCTGCCACTGTCCTTTGTGGACGTCCTGCTGGACGCCTACGCGGCGATGGCGGCCCAGCCTGATCCCGAGATCACCGGTGATGTCGAGGCGGTGACCGGGCGGCCCGCCCGCACCTTCCGGCAGTGGGTGGCCGACCACCGGGCCGGGTTCTAG
- a CDS encoding Lrp/AsnC family transcriptional regulator, with the protein MESVMLDELEREIVNHLRVDGRAPFRRIAAALEVSENTVARRYQKLRSAGLLRVIGSVNGPLIGRTSWTLRIRCTPDAADPIATALARRPDTFWVHLLSGGTEISCNVQARSDTARDTLLMDKLPRTTRVLDVSAHALLGESGPEVALDEGDHALLAALAMDGRARHTELATATGWSESTVKRRIEGLRAAGVLVFEVDLPPAALGLRAEARLWLTVRPSALRRVAAAIAGHPEVVFSAVTTGRTNLTAMVACRDSGALYRYLTERVGGLDEVHTAETAPVIRTVKRAGPALP; encoded by the coding sequence GTGGAATCCGTCATGCTGGACGAGCTGGAGCGGGAAATCGTCAACCACCTCCGGGTGGACGGCCGGGCCCCGTTCCGCCGGATCGCCGCGGCCCTGGAGGTCTCGGAGAACACCGTGGCCCGCCGGTACCAGAAGCTGCGTTCGGCCGGACTGCTGCGCGTGATCGGCTCGGTCAACGGCCCGCTGATCGGCCGCACCTCCTGGACCCTGCGCATCCGCTGCACCCCCGACGCCGCCGACCCCATCGCCACCGCGCTGGCCCGCCGCCCGGACACCTTCTGGGTGCACCTGCTCTCCGGCGGCACCGAGATCTCCTGCAACGTCCAGGCCCGCTCCGACACCGCCCGGGACACCCTGCTGATGGACAAACTGCCGCGCACCACCCGGGTCCTGGACGTCAGCGCGCACGCCCTGCTCGGCGAGTCCGGCCCCGAGGTGGCCCTGGACGAGGGCGATCACGCGCTGCTGGCCGCACTGGCCATGGACGGCCGGGCCCGGCACACCGAACTCGCCACCGCCACCGGCTGGTCGGAGTCCACGGTGAAACGCCGGATCGAGGGCCTGCGCGCCGCCGGCGTGCTGGTGTTCGAGGTGGACCTGCCCCCGGCGGCACTGGGTCTGCGGGCCGAGGCGCGGCTGTGGCTGACCGTCCGGCCCTCGGCGCTGCGCCGGGTCGCCGCGGCGATCGCCGGTCACCCGGAGGTGGTCTTCAGCGCGGTCACCACCGGGCGGACGAACCTGACCGCGATGGTGGCCTGCCGGGATTCCGGGGCGCTGTACCGGTATCTGACCGAGCGGGTGGGCGGGCTGGACGAGGTGCACACCGCGGAGACCGCGCCGGTGATCCGCACGGTGAAACGGGCCGGGCCGGCACTGCCCTGA
- a CDS encoding 3-keto-5-aminohexanoate cleavage protein has protein sequence MLPLLQCCPNGNRPAEAHPAVPITPWQLASTVAEVAELGVTSVHLHPRDAVGLETLAGPELATVVATVRAAAPGVEIGVSTGAWITPDPVRRAELVAGWSGLAAGRPDVASVNVHEPGWLEVCAVLHRAGIGIELGVFTIPAAARLRAAGGPPPGTVRVLAEVQETNPDRSLSAATALLDALDFLPDDLPILLHGEEAGAWPVFAEAARLGLPRRIGLEDTLMLPDGETAADNSELIRAAQEY, from the coding sequence ATGCTTCCGCTGCTGCAGTGCTGTCCCAACGGCAACCGACCGGCGGAGGCACACCCCGCCGTGCCCATCACCCCCTGGCAACTGGCCAGCACGGTGGCCGAGGTCGCCGAACTGGGCGTCACCTCGGTGCACCTGCACCCACGGGACGCGGTCGGCCTGGAGACCCTGGCAGGCCCCGAACTGGCCACCGTGGTCGCCACCGTGCGCGCCGCGGCCCCCGGCGTGGAGATCGGCGTCAGCACCGGGGCCTGGATCACCCCCGACCCGGTGCGCCGCGCCGAACTCGTCGCGGGCTGGTCCGGCCTGGCCGCCGGCCGTCCGGACGTGGCCTCGGTGAACGTGCACGAACCCGGCTGGCTGGAGGTCTGCGCGGTGCTGCACCGGGCGGGCATCGGCATCGAACTGGGCGTGTTCACCATCCCCGCCGCCGCCCGCCTGCGCGCCGCGGGCGGCCCACCACCCGGCACGGTCCGGGTACTGGCCGAGGTCCAGGAAACCAACCCGGACCGCTCCCTGTCCGCCGCCACCGCCCTGCTCGACGCCCTGGACTTCCTGCCCGACGACCTGCCGATCCTGCTGCACGGCGAGGAGGCGGGCGCCTGGCCGGTGTTCGCCGAGGCGGCCCGGCTGGGGCTGCCGCGGCGGATCGGGCTGGAGGACACGCTGATGCTGCCGGACGGTGAGACCGCCGCGGACAACTCGGAGCTGATCCGGGCCGCTCAGGAGTACTGA
- a CDS encoding GNAT family N-acetyltransferase has product MGIRVRKADPGEIEAVGEVTVAAYAAAEVIPEGSGYEERLRDAQARSDGAELLVAVNGEGTVLGTVTVVHPGTVFAEISQPGELEFRMLAVDPAQRGRGIGEVLLRAVLERGRDLGVSRVVMCSAKNMTAAHRLYERHGFTRLPSRDFSPVPGVWLQGFVRELS; this is encoded by the coding sequence ATGGGGATTCGGGTCCGCAAGGCTGACCCCGGCGAGATCGAGGCGGTCGGCGAGGTCACCGTGGCGGCCTACGCCGCCGCCGAGGTCATCCCGGAGGGCAGCGGCTACGAGGAGAGACTGCGCGACGCGCAGGCCCGCTCGGACGGCGCCGAGCTGCTGGTCGCGGTGAACGGCGAGGGCACCGTGCTCGGCACGGTCACCGTGGTGCACCCCGGCACGGTCTTCGCCGAGATCTCCCAACCGGGTGAGCTGGAGTTCCGGATGCTGGCCGTGGACCCGGCCCAGCGCGGCCGCGGCATCGGCGAGGTGCTGCTGCGCGCGGTGCTGGAACGAGGCCGTGACCTGGGCGTGAGCCGGGTGGTGATGTGCAGCGCGAAGAACATGACCGCCGCACACCGGCTCTACGAGCGGCACGGGTTCACCCGGTTGCCGTCGCGCGACTTCTCCCCGGTTCCGGGAGTCTGGCTGCAAGGCTTCGTCCGGGAACTCAGCTAG